The genomic region CTGCGACGAGCGCCACCACCAGCAGGATCTTGAGCACCCCTCCAGGGTAGGGCGTCGTTGGTGAGCAACTACCCTGAGGGCGTGAAGGAGTTCTGGGTCTACACCGGTCTGCGCGCCCTGTTGTTCCTCGGGTCGTTCGCGCTCGTCCTGGCTGTCTGGCTGCTGGTCGCCGACACCGCCGAGCTCTTCTTCGTCGCGATCATCGCGCTCGTGCTCAGCGGCATCGGCTCCTACTTCCTGCTCTCGGCGCCCCGGCAGGCGTTCGCCCGCCGGGTCGAGCAGCGGGCCGAGTCGGCCAAGATCCGCTTCGAGGAGCGCAAGGCCCGCGAGGACTGAGCCGCCCCTGACCCGGGGTCCGCGCCCGCCCGCCGCTCAGCCGCAGACGGCCAGCGCGACGCCGACCAGCGCGGCCCAGGCCAGCTCGCCGGTGCCGGTGGTCTGCAGGACGGGGACCAGGGCGGGCCCGGTGGCGCCGCCGAGCACGGCGCGCAGCCCGGGGGCTGCCGGCAGCAGGAAGAGCAGCCCGACCAGCACCCACCAGGTCGTGGCGGCGGCGACCGCGACGACGGCGGCCGCGGCGACCAGCAGCAGGGCGGCGTACAGCAGCCGGGTGGCCCGGTCCCCGATCAGGACCGCGAGGGTGCGCTTGCCGGACTCGGTGTCGGTGGGGATGTCGCGCAGGTTGTTCACGACCAGGATCGCGCAGGCCAGCGCCCCGATCCCGATGGCCGCCCACAGCGCCGGCCACTCCCAGGTCCCGGTCTGCACGTACGTCGTGCCGAGCACCGCGACCAGGCCGAAGAAGACGAACACCATCACCTCGCCCAGGCCCAGGTAGCCGTAGGGCCGGGAGCCGCCGGTGTAGTACCAGGCGGCGAGCACGCACACGACGCCGACGGCCACCAGCCACCAGGCGGTCGTGGCGGCGAGCGCCACGCCGGCCACGCCGGCCACGCCGAAGGCGAGGAACGCCGCGCGCTTCACCGCCGCGGGGGTGGCGACCCCGGAGCCGACCAGCCGCATCGGGCCGACCCGGTCGGCGTCGGTGCCGCGGATCCCGTCGGAGTAGTCGTTGGCGTAGTTGACGGCCACCTGCAGCGCCAGGCTCACCACCAGGGCGAGCAGCGCCTTCCACCACACGAAGCCGTCGGCGTACGCCGCGACGCCGCTGCCGGCGAGCACCGGGGCGAGCGCCGCCGGCAGGGTGCGCGGGCGGGCGCCGGCGAGCCACTGGCCAGGGGTCGGGGACGAGGTTGCCACGGGGGGTGATTCAACACCGCTCCGGCCCGGTTCAGCGCGTCGGGTCGAGGTCGTGGCGCTCCAGGAAGCGCTGCGCGGCCCGGGCGGCGGGGTGGATCCCGATCGCGGCGACCACCACGATCCCGGCGATCACCAGCCAGCCGGTGGCGCCCCACTCCATGGCCAGGTAGGTGTACAGGGCCGGAGCCCACACGTAGCCGAGGGTGCTGCCGAGGTTGCCGGCTCCCTGGTACTCCCCGCGCCGGTCCGGGTCGGAGAGCTCGGACTCCAGGGCCCAGCTGGCGGCGGAGAGGTAGAGCTCGGCCCCGGTCACGGTGACGTGGCCGACCCAGACCAGCGCGATCGTGGGCCACCCGACGGTGTCGTGGGTGGCCAGCGTGATCAGGCAGGAGACGACGAAGAACACGCTGCTGACCCGGACGGCCTTGAGGGCCGAGGACACGTCGCGCACGCCGCGGGAGGCGGCCATCGGCAGCAGCACGCACATCACGGTGTTGGTGGCGAACAGCCAGGCGAGCAGCACCCGCGGGGCGTCGGTCGCCTCGACCAGCCACAGCGGGATCACGATCTGCAGCAGCACCTGGTTGGTGTTGAGCACCCCGGTGAAGAACGAGGTGACCAGGAAGCCCCGGTTGCGCAGCGCCCCGGGCACCTGGCGCTGCGCCGGCTCGTGGGCGTCGGCGACCGCGCCGGCCACGGCCTCCTCCAGCGCCGACGGCCGCTCGCGGTGCCGGGCGGCGGGGAGCCGGGTGATCCAGTAGGCGTTCACCAGCCCCAGCGCGGCCACCAGCCACGGCAGCCCGCGGACCAGGTCCAGGCTGCCGACGCCGAGCGCGATGCCGCCCAGGGCGGCGCCGAGCGTGAAGCCCAGATTGAGCGCGGAGTACATGTACGCCTGGGTGCGGACCCGCTCGTCGCGGGGGACCAGGTCCAGCACGTAGGCGCCGCGACCGGCGCCGCCGGCGCTGTTGACGACCTCCAGGATCACGCTGACCACCAGGTAGGCGGCGAACCCGTGCACGAACGGCCACACGGCGTACATGCCGGCCGTCGCGACTGCGCCGAGCGCCCAGGTCCGCTGCGGGCCGATCCGGTCGGCGAGCTTGCCGGCCGGGACGGCGACCAGGAACGACACGACGCCGGCGATCGTGATGCCGAGCCCCACCTGGGCGGCGCTCAGCCCCACCACCTGGGTGAAGAAGACCGCGCTGGCGGTGATCGCGGCCCCGTCGCCGACGGCGTAGAGCACCGACTGGGTGGAGAGACGACCGGCCAGCGGCGTGGGGGGCTTGAGCTGGTCCAGGCGGGTCGGCACCGGAGCATGGGACCACGCAGGACTAGCGTTCGTCTGGTGGATTCCGCTCCGACCGACGCCCGCGCCACCGTCGCCGCGCTCAGGACGTGGCTGACCTCACAGGCCGAGCCCGACCCGTGGACGGTCCAGACGTCGGGGTCGACCGGTCGCCCCAAGCGCGTCCTGCTGCCGCGCTCAGCGGTGCTGGCCTCGGTGGCGGCCTCGGCGCGGCGGGTCGGCGCGACCGGCCGCTGGCTGCTCGCGGTCCCGGCGGCGTACGTCGCGGGCGTGCAGGTCGTGTGCCGCTCGCTGGCGGCGGGCCACGAGCCGGTGCTGCTCGAGGACCACCAGTCCTTCGCGGCGGCGACCGAGGCGATGGGCCCCGGCGACCGGTTCGTCTCGCTGGTGCCGACCCAGCTGCACCGGCTGCTGGCGGACCCGGAGTCGGCCGCGGCGCTGGTCACCTTCCACACGCTGCTGCTCGGCGGCGGGCCGATCGACCCTGCGCTGCGCGCTCGGGCCGAGGCGGCCGGGGTGCGGGTGGTGGCGACCTATGGCTCGGCGGAGACCGCGGGCGGCTGCGTCTACGACGGCGTGCCACTGGACGGGGTGGCTGTCGCGCTGGAGGCGGACGGGCGGATCCGGCTCGGCGGCCCGACGCTGTTCGCCGGCTACGAGGGCGACCCGGCGCTGACCGCGGAGGTCCTCGTGGACGGCTGGTTCCGGACCTCCGACGCGGGCCGCTTCGACGAGGACGGCCGGCTGCAGGTGCTCGGCCGCCTCGACGATGTCGTGGTCACGGGCGGCGTCAACGTGCCGGGCCCGGCCGTCGCCGCCCGGCTGCGCGAGCACCCCGACGTGGTGGCCGCCGAGGTGCTCGGCGTCCCCGACGAGGAGTGGGGCAACCGGCTGGTGGCGTTCGTCGTGGGCCGGCTCCCGCTGGCCGATGCCCGCGACTGGGTGGCGGCGGCGCATCCCCGATCCTGGGCGCCGCGCCAGGTGGTCGCGCTCGACGACCTGCCGATGCTGGCCAACGGCAAGCCGGACCGGCTGCGGCTGCGCGCCCTGGCCGGGGAGGCGGAGCGGTGAGGGTCTGGAGCATCCCGATGCGGACCCGCTTCCGCGGCATCACGGTGCGCGAGGGAGTGCTGTTCCAGGACCCCGACACCGGCCGGTGGGGGGAGTGGAGCCCGTTCCTGGACTACGACCCGGCGGTCAGCGAGCCCTGGCTGCGCTGCGCCGAGGAGGCCGCGGCCGGGGACTGGCCGGAGCCGCTGCGGGCCAGCGTGCCGGTCAACGTCACAGTGCCCGCGGTCGGTCCCCAGGCGGCGTACGACGTCGTGCGCCGCGGGGGCTGCCGCACCGCGAAGGTCAAGGTCGCCGAGCCCGGCCAGACGCTCGCCGACGACCTGGCGCGGGTGGAGGCGGTCCGCGACGCGCTGGGCCCCGAGGGCCGGGTCCGGGTCGACGCGAACGGCGGCTGGCCGGTCGAGGAGGCCGTGGCCGCCGTCCGGGCGCTGGACCGCGCCGCCGGCGGCCTGGAGTACGTCGAGCAGCCGTGCGCGTCGGTCGAGGACCTGGCCCGGGTGCGCCGCCGCGTGGACGTGCCGGTCGCGGCCGACGAGTCCATCCGCCGGGCCGCCGACCCCTACCGGGTGCGCGACCTGGAGGCCGCCGACATCGCGGTGCTCAAGGTCCAGCCCCTCGGCGGGGTCCGGGCCTGCCTGCGGATCGCCGAGGACATCGGGCTGCCGGTGGTCGTCTCCTCCGCCCTGGAGTCCTCGGTCGGGATCGCCGCGGGCGTGGCCCTGGCCGCGGCGCTGCCCGAGCTGCCGCACGCCTGCGGGCTGGCGACCGTCCAGCTGCTCACCGACGACGTCACGGTCGACCCGCTGCTGCCGGTCGACGGCGCCCTGCCGGTGCGGCTGCCGACGGTGGACCCGGCGGCGCTGGATCGGCTGAGCGCCGACCCGGAGCGGGTGGCGGCCTGGGAGGCGCGGCTCGCGGCGGTGCGCGCCGTGCGGCAGGATCGCCGGTCGTGACCAGCCCCGAGACCGGTTCCGCGACCGCCCACGCCCGGGCCGTGCTGACGGCCCTGCTCGACGCCGGGGTGAGCGAGGTCGTGCTGGCTCCCGGCTCCCGCAACGCGCCGCTGTCCTTCGCGGCGTACGACGCCGCGGCGGCGGGCCGGCTGCGGCTGCACACCCGCATCGACGAGCGCTCGGCCGGCTTCGTCGCCCTGGGCCTGACCAAGGTCGGGGCCCGGGCGGCGGTGCTGTGCACGTCCGGGACCGCGGTGGCCAACCTGCATCCCGCCGTCCTCGAGGCGGCGCACGCCGGGCTGCCGCTGGTGGTCCTCACCGCCGACCGCCCGGCCCGGCTGCGCGGCACCGGCGCGAACCAGACCACCGACCAGGTCGGCATCTTCGGGCCCCTGGTGACGACCCGCGACCTCGCGGCCGGCGACCCGCTCCCCGAGCCGGAGGCCGCCGGGCCGACGCACTGGAACGTCCAGCTCGACGAGCCGCTGGTGCCGGCCGACCGGTGGGTGCTCCCGCCCGCGGGCACTTCCGCCGAGACCGAGATCGAGACCGAGGCCGGGGCCGGCGTCCCCGCCGGCACCGGTGCCCCGCACCGCCTGGCCCGCGGGCCACGGACCGTCGTGGTCGCCGGTGACGACGCCGGCGCGGCCGCCCGGGTGCTGGCCGAGCGGGGCGGCTGGCCGGTGCTGGCCGAGCCCAGCAGCGGGTCGCGGACCGGGCCGAACGCGCTGCGCTGCTGCCGGCTGCTGCTCGACACCGAGCTGGCCAGCAGCATCGAGCGGGTGGTGGTGCTGGGCCACCCGACCCTGTCCCGGCCGGTCAGCCGGCTGCTGGCCCGTCCCGACGTCGAGACGATCGCGGTGCGCCACCGCGGGACCTGGTCGGACCCGGCGTACCCGGCGCTGCTGCTGGGGACCGCGCCCGAGCTCGACGACGCTCCGGCGGCCGACCCGGGCTGGCTGGCCGCCTGGCTGGCGGCCGACCGCTCGGTCTCCCGGCAGCTCGACGCGCTGCTGGCCGCCGAGCCCGCGCTCACGCCGTACGACGTGGCCGGCGCGGTCGCACGCGCGCTGCCGCCCCGGGGGCTGCTGCACGTCGGGGCCTCGAACCCGATCCGCGACCTGGACCTGATGGCGCCCGCCCATCCGGTCCACGAGCGCCGCAAGGTGATCGCCAACCGCGGGCTGGCCGGCATCGACGGCGTCGTGTCGACGGCGATCGGCGCCGCGCTGGGTCGCCCCTACGGCAGCCGCAGCCTCGCGCTGCTGGGCGACGTCACGTTCCTCCACGACGCCAACGGGCTGATCCTGGGCCCCGACGAGCCGCGGCCGGACCTGACGATCGTGGTCGTCAACGACGACGGCGGGTCGATCTTCGCCACCCTGGAGCAGGGCGCTGCCGAGCACGCCGGGCCGTTCGAGCGGATCTTCGCGACGCCGCACCGCGTCGACCTCGCCGCGCTGTGCGCCGCGACCCGGACCCCGCACTGGCAGGTCGGAACCCGCGCCGAGCTCGAGCACGCGCTGGCCAGCCCCAACGGCGGCATCGAGGTGGTCGAGGCCGTCGTGGGCCGCGCGGGGCGGCGCGACCTGGACGCCCGGATCCGGGCCCTGGCTCCCTAGCCGGCCGCGGGGTCGGCGACGTCGGCACACGCCGCCTCGAGCTGCTCGCGGGTGTCGGTGAGCGCGACGGCGAGCTCGCCGGTGAGCGCGGTCAGGTCCTCGCCGGTGGCGACCTCTGGCACGACGGCGCGGTAGGCGCCCAGGGCCTCGGCGTGCGCGGCCGCGGCGGCGTACGTCGTCTCGTCGAGGTCGGGGGTGGTCGCCGCCTGCTGGGTAGCCGCGACCGCCTCGTCCAGCGTGGCCGCTGTCGCCTCCACGTCCACCCAGTCGAAGTAGAACTCGACGCCGTCGAGGCCGCCCACCGAGGACGCCCCCGCCTGGACCGTCTCCAGCTCCTCGCTCAGCCGGGGCTCGGGGTACTGCGTCCGCCAGGTCCGGCAGGCAGTCGTGTGCGCCGCCGCTGTCCGCTCGGCGGCCGCGTCGCCCTCCGACGCGGCCGGGTCCGGGGAGGGCCCCGAGGGGAGCAGTGTGAAGCCGACGACCGCGGCCACGGCGCCGGCGCCGACGAGGATGGGAAGGACGGTGGTCCGCAGCCGCGAGGAGGTGGTCACGGGGCCAGGCTCTCCCGGCTCGCCGCCGAGAGCAACCGCAGGCCCTGGGACCGGGCCCTATCCTGGGCCCCGTGAGCGGCCTGGACACCGGAGCGACGCGGTGCGGCGCCGGCGGCACCGACGACTTCGAGCGTCAGGCGCCCTCGCCGCTGCGGGCCTTCATCTCCACCGAGGCGGGCAGCGCCGGCCTGCTCGTGGCGGTCTCGCTGCTCGCGCTGGCCTGGGCCAACTCGCCCTGGTCGGACTCCTACGTGGACCTGTGGCACACGGTCGTCTCGGTGTCCGTCGGGAGCGGCGGGATCTCCCTGGACCTGCACCACTGGATCAACGACGGCGTGATGGTGCTGTTCTTCTTCGTCATCGGCCTGGAGGTACGCCGCGAGCTGGCGGTCGGCGAGCTCACCGACCGCCGCCGGGTCGTGGTGCCGCTGGTCGCGGGCATCGGCGGGATGCTGGTGCCCGCGGCGCTGTACCTGGCGCTGAATCCCGCCGGCGACGCCGCGCGCGGCTGGGGCATCGTGATCGGCACCGACACCGCCTTCCTGCTCGGCGTGCTGGCGCTGGTGGGCCCGGCGGTCTCCACCCAGCTGCGGATCTTCCTGCTCACGCTCACCGTCATCGACGACATCGTCGCGGTCAGCGTGATCGGGCTGGTCTACTCCGAGTCGCTGGCGCTGCGGCCGCTGCTGGTCGCGGCCGCCTGCCTGGTCGGCCTGGTGGTGCTGGACCGGGTCGGCCAGTGGCGGGCCTGGCCCTACGTCGTCCTGGTGGTCGTGCTCTGGGTCGCGACCCTGGAGTCCGGGCTGCACGCCTCGATCGCGGGGATGGTGGCCGGGCTGCTGGTGCCGGCCGAGGCACCGAGCCGCCGCCTGGTCGAGTCCGCGGCCGTCGGGTTCCGCGCCTTCCGGCAGTCGCCGATGCCCGACGTGCAGCGCGCGGCGCGGCGGACCCTGAACCGGGCGATCTCGGTCAACGAGCGCCTCCAGGAGGTGCTGCACGCCCCGACCAGCTACGTCGTCGTGCCGCTGTTCGCCCTGGCCAACGCCGGGGTCGACCTGCGCGACGGGGTGCTGGGCGAGGCGCTGACGTCGGCGGTGACCTGGGGCGTGGTGCTCGGGCTGGTGGTGGGCAAGCTGGTCGGCATCGGAGGCGGCGCGCTGCTGGCGGTCCGGCTTGGGCTCGGCCGGCTCCCGCAGGGGGTCGGCACCGGGCACCTGATGGGCGGCGCCGCCCTGTCCGGGATCGGCTTCACGGTCTCGCTGCTGATCATCGGGCTGGCCTTCGCCGACGACCCGGCCGTCCAGGACCAGGCCACCGTCGGCGTGCTGCTCGCCGCGGTGCTGGCCAGCGTGGTGGGCTGGCTGCTGTTCCAGGTGGCGGCGCGGATGTTCGGCCAGCACGACGCCGCGCTCCCGACCCTGCTCAGCGAGCCCGTCGACCCGGAGGTCGACCACGTCCGCGGCCCGGTCGACGCCGAGCTGACCCTCGTCGAGTACCTCGACTTCGAGTGCCCGTTCTGCGGACGGGCCACCGGCATGGCCCGGGAGGTGCGCGCCTACTTCGGGGACCGGCTGCGCTACGTCGCCCGGCACCTCCCGCTCGCGGTGCACCCGCACGCGGAGCTCGCCGGGGTGGCCGCGGAGGCGGCCGACCGGCAGGGGCGCTTCTGGGAGATGCACGACCTGCTGTTCCAGCACCAGGACGAGCTCGAGCTCGCCGACCTGGCCGGGTACGCCGCCGACCTCGGGCTCGACGTGGAGCAGTTCCTGCGCGACCTCGAGGACGACCGGCTCGCGGCCCGGCTCCAGCGCGACGTCGCCAGCGCGCAGGCCAGCGGGGTCCGCGGGACCCCCACGTTCT from Nocardioides pantholopis harbors:
- a CDS encoding 1,4-dihydroxy-2-naphthoate polyprenyltransferase, whose translation is MATSSPTPGQWLAGARPRTLPAALAPVLAGSGVAAYADGFVWWKALLALVVSLALQVAVNYANDYSDGIRGTDADRVGPMRLVGSGVATPAAVKRAAFLAFGVAGVAGVALAATTAWWLVAVGVVCVLAAWYYTGGSRPYGYLGLGEVMVFVFFGLVAVLGTTYVQTGTWEWPALWAAIGIGALACAILVVNNLRDIPTDTESGKRTLAVLIGDRATRLLYAALLLVAAAAVVAVAAATTWWVLVGLLFLLPAAPGLRAVLGGATGPALVPVLQTTGTGELAWAALVGVALAVCG
- the menD gene encoding 2-succinyl-5-enolpyruvyl-6-hydroxy-3-cyclohexene-1-carboxylic-acid synthase, with protein sequence MTSPETGSATAHARAVLTALLDAGVSEVVLAPGSRNAPLSFAAYDAAAAGRLRLHTRIDERSAGFVALGLTKVGARAAVLCTSGTAVANLHPAVLEAAHAGLPLVVLTADRPARLRGTGANQTTDQVGIFGPLVTTRDLAAGDPLPEPEAAGPTHWNVQLDEPLVPADRWVLPPAGTSAETEIETEAGAGVPAGTGAPHRLARGPRTVVVAGDDAGAAARVLAERGGWPVLAEPSSGSRTGPNALRCCRLLLDTELASSIERVVVLGHPTLSRPVSRLLARPDVETIAVRHRGTWSDPAYPALLLGTAPELDDAPAADPGWLAAWLAADRSVSRQLDALLAAEPALTPYDVAGAVARALPPRGLLHVGASNPIRDLDLMAPAHPVHERRKVIANRGLAGIDGVVSTAIGAALGRPYGSRSLALLGDVTFLHDANGLILGPDEPRPDLTIVVVNDDGGSIFATLEQGAAEHAGPFERIFATPHRVDLAALCAATRTPHWQVGTRAELEHALASPNGGIEVVEAVVGRAGRRDLDARIRALAP
- a CDS encoding o-succinylbenzoate synthase: MRVWSIPMRTRFRGITVREGVLFQDPDTGRWGEWSPFLDYDPAVSEPWLRCAEEAAAGDWPEPLRASVPVNVTVPAVGPQAAYDVVRRGGCRTAKVKVAEPGQTLADDLARVEAVRDALGPEGRVRVDANGGWPVEEAVAAVRALDRAAGGLEYVEQPCASVEDLARVRRRVDVPVAADESIRRAADPYRVRDLEAADIAVLKVQPLGGVRACLRIAEDIGLPVVVSSALESSVGIAAGVALAAALPELPHACGLATVQLLTDDVTVDPLLPVDGALPVRLPTVDPAALDRLSADPERVAAWEARLAAVRAVRQDRRS
- a CDS encoding AMP-binding protein, which codes for MDSAPTDARATVAALRTWLTSQAEPDPWTVQTSGSTGRPKRVLLPRSAVLASVAASARRVGATGRWLLAVPAAYVAGVQVVCRSLAAGHEPVLLEDHQSFAAATEAMGPGDRFVSLVPTQLHRLLADPESAAALVTFHTLLLGGGPIDPALRARAEAAGVRVVATYGSAETAGGCVYDGVPLDGVAVALEADGRIRLGGPTLFAGYEGDPALTAEVLVDGWFRTSDAGRFDEDGRLQVLGRLDDVVVTGGVNVPGPAVAARLREHPDVVAAEVLGVPDEEWGNRLVAFVVGRLPLADARDWVAAAHPRSWAPRQVVALDDLPMLANGKPDRLRLRALAGEAER
- a CDS encoding DUF4229 domain-containing protein, which codes for MSNYPEGVKEFWVYTGLRALLFLGSFALVLAVWLLVADTAELFFVAIIALVLSGIGSYFLLSAPRQAFARRVEQRAESAKIRFEERKARED
- the nhaA gene encoding Na+/H+ antiporter NhaA produces the protein MSGLDTGATRCGAGGTDDFERQAPSPLRAFISTEAGSAGLLVAVSLLALAWANSPWSDSYVDLWHTVVSVSVGSGGISLDLHHWINDGVMVLFFFVIGLEVRRELAVGELTDRRRVVVPLVAGIGGMLVPAALYLALNPAGDAARGWGIVIGTDTAFLLGVLALVGPAVSTQLRIFLLTLTVIDDIVAVSVIGLVYSESLALRPLLVAAACLVGLVVLDRVGQWRAWPYVVLVVVLWVATLESGLHASIAGMVAGLLVPAEAPSRRLVESAAVGFRAFRQSPMPDVQRAARRTLNRAISVNERLQEVLHAPTSYVVVPLFALANAGVDLRDGVLGEALTSAVTWGVVLGLVVGKLVGIGGGALLAVRLGLGRLPQGVGTGHLMGGAALSGIGFTVSLLIIGLAFADDPAVQDQATVGVLLAAVLASVVGWLLFQVAARMFGQHDAALPTLLSEPVDPEVDHVRGPVDAELTLVEYLDFECPFCGRATGMAREVRAYFGDRLRYVARHLPLAVHPHAELAGVAAEAADRQGRFWEMHDLLFQHQDELELADLAGYAADLGLDVEQFLRDLEDDRLAARLQRDVASAQASGVRGTPTFFIGERRHEGPHDARTLIAALEASAAGRPVRT
- a CDS encoding MFS transporter, which codes for MPTRLDQLKPPTPLAGRLSTQSVLYAVGDGAAITASAVFFTQVVGLSAAQVGLGITIAGVVSFLVAVPAGKLADRIGPQRTWALGAVATAGMYAVWPFVHGFAAYLVVSVILEVVNSAGGAGRGAYVLDLVPRDERVRTQAYMYSALNLGFTLGAALGGIALGVGSLDLVRGLPWLVAALGLVNAYWITRLPAARHRERPSALEEAVAGAVADAHEPAQRQVPGALRNRGFLVTSFFTGVLNTNQVLLQIVIPLWLVEATDAPRVLLAWLFATNTVMCVLLPMAASRGVRDVSSALKAVRVSSVFFVVSCLITLATHDTVGWPTIALVWVGHVTVTGAELYLSAASWALESELSDPDRRGEYQGAGNLGSTLGYVWAPALYTYLAMEWGATGWLVIAGIVVVAAIGIHPAARAAQRFLERHDLDPTR